One genomic region from Haloarcula sp. DT43 encodes:
- a CDS encoding tRNA sulfurtransferase, with product MHPPDADSVLVRHGELGVKSEQVRRKMEGQLADNLRAMLDARGLSGDIDQRRNRLFVHTDQPEGVTGAAADTFGVTSASAVTTVDPTLSAIEGALAVTARAQYAGGTFAVDARRAGRAEAHPFSSTDIESAGGAAVWEALERLGESPAVDLDDPDFELFVECRADAAYVFCERRAGPGGLPLGTQRPVVALVSGGIDSPVAAWKLMKRGAPVLPVYVDLGDYGGPDHRARAVSTVETLAAYAPGHDLSLSVVDAGDVVADLSEDLGSLRMLALRRFMLAVADAIARDRGAVGVVTGEAIGQKSSQTSANIAVTDAATALPVHRPNLTVDKSEITDRARAIGTFEDSTIDAGCNRVAPSHPETNASLEAVRAAEPDDLFDRAESCARDRTVVPIES from the coding sequence ATGCACCCACCGGACGCCGACAGCGTGCTCGTCCGTCACGGCGAACTCGGCGTCAAGAGCGAACAGGTCCGCCGGAAGATGGAGGGGCAACTGGCGGACAACCTCCGTGCGATGCTCGACGCCCGGGGCCTGTCCGGGGACATCGACCAGCGCCGGAACCGGCTGTTCGTCCACACCGACCAGCCCGAGGGCGTGACCGGGGCCGCGGCCGACACGTTCGGCGTCACCTCCGCCTCGGCGGTCACGACCGTGGACCCGACGCTGTCGGCAATCGAGGGCGCGCTGGCCGTGACCGCCCGGGCACAGTACGCCGGGGGGACCTTCGCCGTCGACGCCCGCCGGGCGGGCCGGGCGGAGGCACATCCCTTCTCCAGTACGGATATCGAGTCCGCCGGCGGGGCAGCCGTCTGGGAGGCACTCGAACGACTGGGCGAATCGCCCGCGGTGGACCTCGACGACCCCGACTTCGAGCTGTTCGTCGAGTGCCGCGCCGACGCGGCGTACGTCTTCTGTGAGCGGCGCGCCGGCCCGGGCGGGCTCCCGCTGGGGACCCAGCGACCCGTCGTCGCGCTGGTCAGCGGCGGCATCGACTCGCCCGTCGCCGCCTGGAAGCTCATGAAACGCGGCGCACCCGTGCTCCCTGTCTACGTCGACCTCGGTGACTACGGCGGCCCCGACCACCGGGCGCGGGCAGTTTCGACCGTCGAGACGCTCGCCGCGTACGCGCCCGGACACGACCTGTCGCTTTCCGTGGTCGACGCCGGAGACGTCGTCGCCGACCTCTCGGAAGACCTCGGGTCGCTCCGGATGCTCGCGCTCCGCCGGTTCATGCTCGCGGTCGCCGACGCCATCGCCCGCGACCGCGGCGCTGTCGGCGTCGTCACCGGTGAGGCTATCGGCCAGAAGTCCAGCCAGACGAGCGCCAACATCGCGGTCACGGACGCCGCGACGGCGCTCCCGGTACACCGGCCGAACCTCACCGTCGACAAGTCCGAGATAACCGACCGCGCGCGGGCCATCGGGACGTTCGAGGACTCGACAATCGACGCCGGGTGCAACCGCGTTGCACCGTCGCACCCGGAGACCAACGCCTCGCTCGAAGCGGTCCGGGCGGCCGAACCCGACGACCTGTTCGACCGCGCCGAGAGCTGTGCCCGGGACCGCACTGTCGTCCCCATCGAAAGCTAA